Proteins from a genomic interval of Pirellulales bacterium:
- the surE gene encoding 5'/3'-nucleotidase SurE, which yields MQILLTNDDGIFAPGLAAMEQALSRLGHVTVCAPATEQSGVGHSITFLTPLVVKEIVEGHHRRYAVEGSPADSVKIGISEYCPERPDLVVSGINGGLNAGINVLYSGTVAAAIEGAFFGITSIAVSLQWNERFQFDKAADLALVVIEKILANQGDRPTLYNLNIPTAALGRPPHVKIVPMAIQQYGEKYEKRTDPRGRNYYWAMGELPDLPPDEENDLSELEKGHITLTPLHYDLTRHSFLTPMQKWDWTTISD from the coding sequence GTGCAAATTCTCCTCACTAACGACGACGGCATTTTCGCTCCCGGCCTGGCCGCCATGGAACAGGCTCTCTCGCGGCTGGGCCACGTCACCGTGTGTGCGCCGGCCACCGAGCAAAGCGGTGTCGGGCATTCCATCACGTTTCTCACGCCGCTGGTGGTGAAAGAAATTGTCGAAGGCCACCACCGCCGCTACGCCGTCGAAGGCAGCCCGGCCGATTCGGTCAAAATCGGCATCTCGGAATATTGCCCCGAGCGGCCTGACCTGGTTGTCAGCGGTATCAACGGCGGACTGAACGCCGGCATCAACGTGCTGTACAGCGGCACGGTGGCGGCGGCCATCGAAGGGGCGTTCTTCGGCATCACCAGCATCGCCGTGTCGCTCCAGTGGAACGAACGCTTCCAGTTCGACAAAGCCGCCGACCTCGCTCTCGTGGTCATCGAAAAAATTCTGGCCAATCAAGGTGATCGGCCCACGCTGTACAATTTGAACATTCCGACGGCCGCACTCGGCCGCCCGCCGCACGTCAAAATTGTGCCGATGGCCATTCAGCAATACGGCGAGAAGTACGAAAAGCGAACCGACCCCCGCGGCCGCAACTACTACTGGGCCATGGGAGAGTTGCCGGACCTTCCGCCCGACGAAGAAAACGATTTATCCGAACTGGAAAAAGGCCACATCACCCTCACGCCGCTGCATTACGATTTAACGCGCCACAGTTTCCTGACCCCCATGCAGAAGTGGGATTGGACAACAATCAGCGACTAG
- a CDS encoding CPXCG motif-containing cysteine-rich protein → MQSESSYICDSCGEEIVIPIDLSAGESQEYVEDCPVCCHPNVIHVEIDEDRTLRVWAESE, encoded by the coding sequence ATGCAATCCGAATCGTCATATATCTGCGACAGTTGCGGCGAGGAAATTGTCATTCCCATTGACTTGTCGGCCGGCGAAAGCCAGGAGTACGTGGAAGATTGCCCCGTCTGCTGCCACCCCAACGTCATCCATGTCGAAATCGACGAAGATCGCACCCTCCGCGTCTGGGCCGAAAGCGAATAA
- a CDS encoding PA14 domain-containing protein: MKFAHSLSKYFLAAALLSSLAGQSLLGAERQEINLSGPGWKLWYDAKAEWKNDELFPLPVNLSKLPTNAPTGGWAALDSDQARDAAVPGTAEEYLQKTPGPEGDIVGVSWWVRTLEIPEATAPRHMLLRFESVRQRAEVYVNQKLVGYDLIGNTPFEVDLSDVAKPGDRVQLAVRITDPGGNFDWHDKGLIDWGKNQILLGHGFGGITGRVKLLVTDPVYVDDIYVQNTPAMTDVNIETTLRNTTAQTVHRNIGVTIRDKQNADQPLATEQKEVELAPGANVVRFKVSCPQAKLWDPDHPNLYICEAKLSEVDASGNSASKPPNDAAQKTFGFRWFEPVDIGKQAMFRLNGKRIVLRSAISWGFFPINGLYATDEIAERQIRVAKQLGLNMLNFHRAIGQPIILEKADELGLLYYEEPGNYDNGALKNEGIARSMAREKVLRMVQRDRSHPSLIIYSMSNETGPTAPALANYAADMKAMHALDPSRLIVRSSGLRSIVGIENEASTKWHYRPFDDQLYTTGWYDDHHAGGPAVYTQSAYKNPKEFYHLINDPQEINFWGEEGALSTPPRLGLIKHELETAPNLGWDGAMYLAWYKMFDEFLTAKNLRSTFPTVDALCQAMGNISLEHQGRTIELIRINNDADAYCINGWEGEILENHSGVVDCFRNPKGDPAIMAYYNQPLYIAVMVRNQIVRPTGKVIADFYLVNEKNIQGPYQLQITAEDSAGKQTFAKSVDVSVAGGDTYGQLLVEGIEIPLNGALGKFQIRSTLIDSTGQPAAVGHDEIFSVDWKSAKLAGAGSVLDPGIRLRQFLVREKGAHVENYSDNLPHLDWIVAAQSPNASAFALVPETQLRDSTASRPGLAATFFSDQEFTTQVHSRTDATIDLFAAEGAPPDPAVPALGNYAVRWEGQILPPASGSYSFAFQGSGTASVTVDGKLVYSGVGRGSRASRSSRGSQPATTTSTLQLESGKPVPIKVEWHQATGDAECRLLWTVPAGVERPSSQKLIDRVRNDGSTLIVLENAPEWLELAKSIVPEIKYDGSFRVGTTWAGGVHFVRQHPLFKDLPTGGGMDWPYQAVVRDGNSRSGLLLTGDDLAAGAFHSNTPLAMPPAPINLGTAVGVVPCGKGKIIVSTLDILGNLAGPEGPADVARKLLCNYIEFANQK, translated from the coding sequence ATGAAATTCGCCCACTCGCTGTCCAAATATTTCCTTGCCGCGGCATTGCTAAGCAGCTTAGCCGGGCAATCGCTGTTGGGGGCGGAACGGCAGGAAATCAATCTTTCCGGTCCCGGATGGAAGCTCTGGTACGATGCCAAAGCCGAGTGGAAAAACGACGAACTTTTTCCGCTCCCTGTCAATCTCTCCAAGCTTCCCACGAACGCGCCTACCGGCGGCTGGGCCGCGCTCGATTCCGATCAAGCCCGCGACGCAGCGGTCCCCGGGACGGCGGAAGAATACTTGCAAAAAACGCCGGGGCCGGAGGGCGATATTGTTGGCGTCAGTTGGTGGGTTCGGACCTTGGAAATACCCGAAGCGACAGCCCCCCGCCACATGCTGCTCCGGTTCGAATCGGTCCGGCAACGGGCGGAAGTGTACGTGAATCAAAAACTGGTCGGTTACGATTTAATCGGGAACACCCCCTTCGAGGTCGATTTGTCCGACGTTGCCAAACCCGGCGATCGTGTGCAACTGGCAGTCCGCATTACCGATCCGGGCGGCAACTTCGACTGGCACGACAAGGGTTTGATCGATTGGGGAAAAAATCAAATTCTGCTTGGCCACGGCTTTGGCGGGATCACGGGCCGGGTCAAACTTTTAGTTACGGATCCGGTGTATGTGGACGATATTTATGTGCAAAACACGCCGGCCATGACCGACGTGAACATCGAGACCACGCTGCGCAATACCACGGCTCAGACGGTTCACCGAAATATCGGGGTCACGATTCGCGATAAACAAAATGCTGACCAGCCGCTGGCCACTGAGCAAAAAGAAGTGGAACTGGCCCCGGGCGCGAATGTTGTCAGATTCAAAGTTTCCTGCCCGCAGGCCAAGCTCTGGGATCCGGATCACCCCAATCTATATATTTGCGAGGCGAAGCTGTCGGAGGTCGACGCGTCCGGCAATTCAGCGTCCAAACCGCCGAACGACGCGGCGCAAAAAACGTTTGGATTCCGTTGGTTCGAGCCGGTCGATATCGGCAAGCAGGCCATGTTTCGCCTGAACGGCAAGCGGATTGTGCTTCGCAGCGCCATCAGTTGGGGGTTTTTCCCGATCAACGGGCTGTATGCCACGGACGAAATCGCCGAACGACAAATTCGCGTGGCCAAACAGTTGGGCCTGAACATGCTCAATTTTCACCGCGCCATCGGCCAGCCCATTATTTTGGAAAAGGCTGACGAGCTGGGGCTGCTGTATTACGAGGAACCGGGCAATTACGACAACGGCGCTTTGAAAAATGAGGGCATTGCGCGCAGCATGGCCCGCGAAAAAGTATTACGAATGGTGCAGCGCGACCGCAGCCATCCGAGCCTGATCATTTATAGCATGTCGAACGAAACCGGCCCCACCGCGCCGGCCCTGGCCAACTACGCGGCCGATATGAAAGCAATGCATGCCCTTGATCCCAGCCGGTTGATTGTGCGCAGCTCTGGCTTGCGTTCGATCGTCGGGATCGAAAACGAAGCCAGCACCAAATGGCACTACCGCCCCTTTGACGACCAGCTTTATACCACCGGCTGGTACGACGATCATCACGCGGGTGGGCCGGCGGTTTACACGCAATCGGCCTATAAAAATCCCAAAGAATTCTATCATCTCATCAACGATCCGCAGGAAATCAACTTTTGGGGCGAAGAAGGCGCGCTTTCCACGCCGCCCCGGTTAGGGCTCATTAAGCACGAGCTGGAAACCGCGCCGAACCTGGGCTGGGACGGGGCCATGTACCTGGCTTGGTATAAAATGTTCGATGAATTCCTGACGGCCAAAAATCTGCGCTCCACATTTCCCACCGTCGATGCGTTGTGTCAGGCCATGGGAAACATTTCGCTGGAGCACCAGGGCCGAACCATCGAACTGATCCGCATCAATAACGATGCCGACGCTTATTGCATCAATGGCTGGGAAGGAGAAATTCTCGAAAACCATTCGGGCGTGGTCGATTGCTTCCGCAATCCTAAGGGCGATCCAGCCATCATGGCGTATTACAATCAGCCGCTCTACATCGCCGTGATGGTCCGCAATCAAATCGTTCGGCCCACGGGAAAAGTCATTGCCGATTTTTACCTTGTCAACGAGAAAAACATTCAAGGTCCTTATCAATTACAAATCACGGCGGAAGATTCGGCCGGGAAACAAACGTTTGCTAAATCCGTCGATGTTTCCGTGGCCGGCGGCGACACCTATGGTCAACTTTTGGTCGAGGGCATCGAAATTCCGCTGAATGGCGCGTTGGGAAAGTTCCAAATTCGGTCCACTTTGATCGATTCTACGGGCCAACCAGCGGCTGTGGGTCACGACGAAATTTTCAGCGTCGATTGGAAAAGCGCCAAGCTGGCAGGCGCGGGCTCGGTTTTGGATCCCGGCATTCGGTTACGCCAATTTTTGGTCCGGGAAAAAGGAGCGCACGTTGAAAATTACTCCGACAATTTGCCGCATCTGGATTGGATTGTTGCCGCTCAAAGTCCCAACGCCTCGGCCTTTGCATTAGTTCCCGAAACGCAGCTCCGCGATTCCACCGCTTCCAGGCCCGGGCTGGCGGCAACATTTTTCAGCGACCAGGAATTCACGACGCAGGTTCATTCCCGAACCGACGCCACGATTGATTTGTTCGCCGCCGAAGGCGCCCCTCCCGATCCTGCGGTGCCTGCCTTGGGCAACTACGCGGTCCGCTGGGAAGGCCAAATTTTGCCGCCTGCCAGCGGGTCGTACTCGTTCGCTTTTCAAGGCAGCGGAACCGCCAGCGTCACCGTCGACGGCAAATTAGTTTACTCCGGCGTCGGCCGCGGCAGTCGCGCTTCGCGCAGCTCTCGCGGATCGCAGCCCGCAACCACCACCAGTACCTTGCAGTTAGAGTCGGGCAAGCCCGTCCCGATCAAAGTCGAGTGGCATCAAGCCACGGGCGATGCCGAATGCCGGTTACTGTGGACCGTTCCGGCGGGCGTGGAACGCCCCAGTTCTCAAAAATTGATCGACCGAGTGCGCAACGATGGCAGCACGTTGATCGTGCTCGAAAATGCGCCCGAATGGCTGGAACTAGCCAAATCGATTGTGCCCGAAATCAAATACGACGGCTCGTTTCGGGTGGGGACGACTTGGGCGGGGGGCGTGCATTTCGTACGGCAGCATCCGCTGTTCAAAGATTTGCCCACGGGGGGCGGAATGGATTGGCCCTATCAGGCCGTGGTCCGCGACGGAAATTCGCGCAGTGGTTTGCTGTTGACCGGCGACGACCTGGCGGCCGGCGCCTTCCACTCCAACACGCCGCTGGCCATGCCGCCGGCTCCGATTAACTTGGGCACTGCGGTGGGCGTGGTCCCCTGCGGCAAAGGAAAAATCATTGTTTCCACGCTCGATATCCTGGGCAACCTTGCCGGCCCAGAAGGCCCGGCCGACGTAGCGCGCAAACTGTTGTGCAACTACATCGAGTTTGCCAACCAGAAGTAA